A genomic stretch from Leptospira licerasiae serovar Varillal str. VAR 010 includes:
- the pstA gene encoding phosphate ABC transporter permease PstA, whose translation MKWKKVRLKRKRVIQDKIYSILALGAPMLATGLILSAVLLMLGNIFYKGFSGVNWEFLTESPRNNNLEGGIFPAIYGTVYLVFIMILFSIPIGTATGIFLSEYTARDSKFAMTVRFAINTLAGVPSIVFGLFGVGFFIQFIGKGMDYVASNTTPIWGKPALIWAAATLAILTLPVVIISVEETMRSNPREMRESSLALGATKWQTIWKLILPNSLTGILTGAILAIGRGAGEVAPILFVGVVYSLPELPSHLSDQFMQLGYHLFVLATQSPDVDAAMPKQYATTVVLLTLTFGMSFFATFLRYRIRKSRGKTHV comes from the coding sequence TTGAAATGGAAAAAAGTTAGACTTAAAAGAAAAAGAGTCATCCAAGATAAAATTTATTCCATATTAGCTTTGGGCGCTCCCATGCTTGCTACAGGACTTATTTTATCGGCGGTCCTTCTTATGCTCGGGAATATATTCTACAAGGGATTTTCCGGTGTTAATTGGGAATTCCTAACGGAATCCCCCAGGAATAATAACTTAGAAGGCGGAATCTTTCCTGCGATTTACGGAACAGTATATCTAGTTTTTATAATGATCTTATTCAGTATTCCTATCGGGACGGCTACCGGGATCTTTCTTTCGGAATATACCGCAAGAGATTCTAAGTTTGCAATGACGGTTAGATTCGCGATCAATACGTTAGCAGGAGTTCCTTCCATCGTATTCGGTCTATTCGGGGTCGGGTTCTTTATCCAGTTTATCGGAAAGGGAATGGATTACGTTGCAAGCAATACCACTCCGATCTGGGGCAAACCCGCTCTGATCTGGGCCGCGGCAACTCTTGCAATCCTCACCTTACCCGTAGTCATTATTTCTGTCGAAGAAACCATGAGAAGTAATCCGAGGGAAATGAGAGAATCCAGCCTCGCGTTAGGCGCAACTAAATGGCAAACCATCTGGAAATTGATCCTGCCGAATTCTCTTACGGGAATTTTGACTGGAGCAATCCTTGCGATCGGAAGAGGAGCCGGAGAAGTAGCTCCGATCTTATTCGTGGGAGTCGTGTATTCCTTGCCGGAATTACCTTCTCATCTATCGGATCAGTTCATGCAATTAGGTTATCACTTATTCGTATTGGCGACCCAATCGCCTGATGTGGATGCCGCCATGCCTAAACAATATGCAACCACAGTTGTATTATTGACTCTTACCTTCGGTATGAGTTTTTTCGCTACATTCTTAAGATACAGAATCAGGAAATCCAGGGGTAAGACCCATGTATAA
- the pstC gene encoding phosphate ABC transporter permease subunit PstC gives MSKLDPLLRYLLHPSRRKIDVFAETLVKGTAATSILIILLIFFFVFREASSLFFSDSPQATSSIQSSGAPTEYNPDSSSDAPTEYNPDGDTLELNKPVAVSTPEPEKLSLFENLFSKVWQPVSSVPKFGILPLIVGTAKTTIIAILLGAPLAILAALNITFFVPARVREIVKPAIEMLANFPSVVIGFFCLMDVATIVKATFDIDFRLNALTGGIGLAIAVTPIIFTVAEDALSTVPQSYRQASLALGATEWQTAYRVMLPAALPGVFAAVLLGIGRAFGETMIALMATGNAPMMSFGIFDPSRTFAATIGAEMGEVIWGSEHYNILFFLGVLLFLFTFSLNAITELYVKKRLMKKFHGS, from the coding sequence CTTAGTTAAAGGAACCGCTGCAACTTCCATCCTTATCATTCTTCTTATTTTTTTCTTCGTCTTTAGAGAAGCTTCTTCCTTATTCTTCTCGGATTCTCCGCAAGCCACTTCCTCTATCCAGAGCTCAGGAGCGCCAACAGAATACAATCCTGACTCAAGCTCCGACGCTCCTACGGAATATAATCCTGACGGAGATACTTTAGAATTAAATAAACCTGTTGCAGTCTCTACTCCCGAACCTGAAAAACTCTCTCTTTTTGAAAATCTTTTCAGTAAGGTATGGCAGCCCGTGTCTTCCGTCCCTAAGTTCGGTATTCTACCTTTGATCGTCGGAACTGCGAAAACTACGATCATAGCAATTCTACTCGGAGCCCCATTAGCTATTTTAGCTGCTTTGAATATTACGTTTTTTGTACCTGCAAGAGTCCGAGAGATCGTAAAACCGGCAATCGAAATGTTAGCAAATTTCCCTTCCGTTGTGATCGGTTTTTTCTGTTTGATGGATGTTGCCACTATAGTAAAGGCAACCTTCGATATAGATTTCAGATTAAACGCTCTAACAGGAGGGATCGGTCTTGCGATAGCGGTCACTCCAATTATATTTACCGTTGCGGAAGATGCTCTAAGCACAGTACCTCAATCTTATAGACAGGCATCCCTGGCATTAGGAGCTACCGAATGGCAGACCGCTTATAGAGTTATGCTTCCTGCTGCACTTCCCGGAGTATTCGCCGCAGTACTTTTGGGTATCGGAAGGGCCTTCGGTGAGACGATGATCGCTCTTATGGCGACCGGTAACGCCCCCATGATGAGTTTCGGTATTTTTGATCCGAGTAGGACATTTGCCGCCACGATCGGCGCTGAAATGGGAGAAGTTATCTGGGGATCGGAACATTATAATATTCTGTTCTTCCTGGGAGTTCTTCTGTTCCTATTCACTTTTTCCTTGAACGCGATCACTGAGCTGTACGTCAAAAAACGGCTTATGAAAAAGTTTCATGGCTCCTAA